The DNA region AGCTTAACTATAACGAGATCTCTGTCAGATCCTCTTTAAATAAGTTGCTAAATCAAAAGAAGAACCAGGATTATACATCAAAAATAGATATTCTTTTGAAGAACAGCAAGATAACACTCCAGGACAAAATCACGGTGGTTACAACAAATTCAAAGATAGACGGCATAAATTTTATATCCGCAACGTATCTAACAGATTCAATAGTTTATATAATAGATGAGACAAAAAATGAGAATCTAAAGTTCAAACCGTCAGTTTCACTTGAAAGGGATGTTAGTGCAATACACATATTTTCATCCATGGAGATAGTGAATACCCCGGGCTTTGTCATGAAGATCAATGAAAAGCTCTTTGCCTTTGATATAAACGTGCTTCAGCTAATATCATGCTCAAACGAGACAATAATAATCGTCAGGAGGGATGATGCAATAAAAGCCTATGAGGCCCTTGCCGGAAAATAAAAATAATTTAAAAATTTAGGACGGATTTATCTTTATTGCAAGTGTCGGGCAAACGCTCTCACATGCCATGCAGAATATACATTCATTTTCCCTGACAGGATCGCACTTGTCAGTCCTGTACTTGTCGTAGTTTTCCTTATCATCCGGTGATATCTTTTTGTCGTTGCCTGTACCTGAGTTGCCCGGATTGAGTGCCCACTCAAATAATGAAACAGGGCATACATCCATGCAGCCACCATCAGCTATGCATGCCTCCCAGTCAACTGCGACTATTGAGCCGTGTATGCCGTTCTTTGTTGGGTATGGCTTTCCCTCCGCATCCATCCTCTGCACTCCACCGGCCCTTACCTTGTGGCCGTTGTGCTCACCAGTGACCGGGTAATGCTCCTCATCGCTGAGGAAGTTCTGGTCTATTGGTTTTGGCTTGTAATCAAGTGATTCTAACTTAACCAAATCTGCTCACCCTCACATGATAAATACATTTTTATTAAAAATATTTTGTGATTATCTAAAATGTAACCTAAATATTTACATCAGAAGGTTTTACAAAACCATTCTCATTTATATAATAATCAATGAGATCCGGTGGTGTGTAATCAAAAAATCTGTTTATGTATGGAATGTCTATATTCCAGTCATGATTTTTTATATTTTTATATGATGATTCGAGAAAATTTCTGTTTATCTTTTCGCTTATTGTAATGGAATAAAATGGCTTTTTAAAATATTTCATTGAAAGGGCCATTGGATATGTTCCGTTTTTATGTATTAATCCGC from Picrophilus oshimae DSM 9789 includes:
- a CDS encoding ACT domain-containing protein — its product is MVIRGNVEKAVNDYIKMHPEIINAMKYDILNMSKLSRRISRELNYNEISVRSSLNKLLNQKKNQDYTSKIDILLKNSKITLQDKITVVTTNSKIDGINFISATYLTDSIVYIIDETKNENLKFKPSVSLERDVSAIHIFSSMEIVNTPGFVMKINEKLFAFDINVLQLISCSNETIIIVRRDDAIKAYEALAGK
- the zfx gene encoding zinc-containing ferredoxin: MVKLESLDYKPKPIDQNFLSDEEHYPVTGEHNGHKVRAGGVQRMDAEGKPYPTKNGIHGSIVAVDWEACIADGGCMDVCPVSLFEWALNPGNSGTGNDKKISPDDKENYDKYRTDKCDPVRENECIFCMACESVCPTLAIKINPS